Part of the Cololabis saira isolate AMF1-May2022 chromosome 15, fColSai1.1, whole genome shotgun sequence genome, tttttcagtagtttctctggtttagttctgctgctgggtgacgtcacgtcctcaatccagTCACGGcccgcggggaatcagatccagaagatgcagctgcaggttagaggctgatgccgttaacgcagagctctatccaatccaatccaatccactttatttatatagcacattttaaaaaacaacaaggttaccaaagtgctgcacaatgagtaaaacaagacataataaaatagtaaaaaactaaaaacaaagtaaaatagataagagcacataaaagcacgaaataaaaaccaaacagacaacaaccagtgattcagaaacataaaagacaggacagagaccacacaactctcatgctggattaaaaaccaaagaataaaaatatgttttaagaCGAGATTTAAACATTTCGAGTGTGAGGGCCATTTTGATGTGGGGAGGAAGCTCGTTCCAAAGTTTAGGGGCTATTGCTGAAAaggctctaggttcacgtcatctaaaaacaaagttacatagagaaacgcggggatcttctctggggctggagaagaagaagagaccatctttggatacactttcctacatagacgtggaaaagaaaacccaatgtgttgttgaaaaagaaaaagatggggagaaatacagaaaaataaatatgttgtaaactcataTTAGAGTCTTCTTTATCTGGAATGAATATAttattgagtctataaggtaacaataatataataataagataaccttgtttgaaatgtgaaatgggtttggctaaatacaatctttgactgaaacgagactaaaatggtcctggactaaaataagactaaaaatgctcagacttttagtcgactgaaaatggacacgactaaaaggagaatgaacgtgactaaaactaataaaaactaaaatgatagctggacctaaatactagactaaaactaaaattgaaacaggctgacagaaacaacactatgAGAGAGCAGCTGTTTTCATATTCGtccttccatctctccatctctgtcTACAGTACTGAATGTCACAAGAAGGCGGGTGGGGCCGAGGACCTGCGGCTGGCCCTACGCCGTCTCTCTCTGCGTCGGCAGAACAACCTCAGCGAGAGGCGTTACTTTGAAGAGGAGAGGGAGCGGCGGCGGGGAGGACACGCTGGGCTGGACGACGGCCTCGGCCACGAGGGCCTCCTGACCCCGTCCGACAGCATCATGTCCCTCGGGAACCTCCACCTGTGGGCCTCACGTGGGCCCTACCTCCCCGATAAGCTCCAGATCGTCAAGCCGCTTGAAGGTGAGGGAGAACGGGAGCGTGGGGCCGGCTGCAAGACGGGGAGGAGCTGGGAAAGTGAGCGGCACCGAGGGGTTGGGACGAAGAAAGTGGCCAAGCGGGGACGGGGGACTGAGGGGGAGAGGAGGCTGGAGGGGCGGCCGGGGGGGCGGGAGAGGGACTGGGCCAGGAGAACAGGAGCCGGgatagagagggagagagggaggaggtgGGCCAGGGACAGAGCTGGcaccaggaagaggaggagtgcAAGAGAGAGGCAGGAGAGGCCGCTGTCCCTCATGCTCTTCAACTCCCTCTGGTCGCTGATGCATCATCACAAGTCAGGCAGCTACTACAGGGACACACAGCCCAGAGAGTGgctgtagacacacacacacacacgcacacacacacacacacacacacacacacacgcacgcacgcacgcacgcacacacacacacacacacacacacacacacacacacacacaagatgaAACAGAGCTGATGACACACTCTTTATGCAATAACTCCAGACAACTCACTTTCTGCTGCTCATTACCTAATTTTGATCTGTAGAGAAACTGACTACAGAGGAATCTGCATGATTTACTTTAATGGTTCTGTGGCTAATTATAAAATATGTGTCGCTACTCTTCTGGTGTTTTTACTTTGACAACTCATTCTGGGAAGTTTAACCTACAAAACTCGTGGCAGTATTTTCTCCTTGTGATTCAGTGATGAGTTTACCTTCAGTCCAATGCTGCCCCCTGATGGTTGTCTCTCATAttacacacatttaaaataaacgatagatagatagatagatagatagatagatagatagatagatagatagatagatagatagatagatagatagatagatagatagatagatagatagatagatagatagatagatagatagatagatagatagatagatagatagatagatagatagatagatagatagatagatagatagatacttttGAACAGTCGTTCCttatatttttgtgttttgtttccttCTAGTCACTTGTCATCTATACCctgtataaatgtattttaagaTCAATTCCTTTCCATGTGTCATTATTCTGtcacttttttctgtttgtttattttctctcaATAACACATGGCTGACTAATAAAATCATTTCTTCATCCTAGTTTATTCctccttttcatttcattttcatttggtCTTCTTTCCATCACTGCTTAGTGTGTCTTTGTTCATTTCAGTTTTGCATCACACTCGCTCAGACTGACGCTgtcttcttcctcttcattttttgtcttttttcccaTCAATGCAGATCTTTGACCGTACGTTATTGCCATTAAAAACATTCATTTATTGGGTGTTTTCGATGGTCCCATCACCTGCGGCGGTCAAGTCAGTTTAATTATCTTCTGTGGTACAATGGGATGATTTTCCAGTTTTAatgttgtaatgtaatgtaataacGTTGTGTAAGCCTGTTCAGTCTATAAACACATGACACCTGCAGCATTAAAAACCATTTAAACAATGCTAAATTAATGTAGACAAAAAAGACTGAATGTTCCTgcagctgcatgtgtgtgtctgtgtttgaagGCTGGTATTTTGGTCTGTCCACCAGGCTCAGCCACTCTGCACCACTGGCAGCAGCTGGCGCAGCCTCACCTGGGTGTGATCCTGGACGCCAGGCCGGGAGTCGTGCCGAAGGGCTACAGgccgctggagctggagctggagcaggtCTGTGTGTCAGAGCAGCACTGGCCCTCACGTGGCCCTCACGTAGATGCCTGTGTGACTTCAGCTGTGTTGGctgaacatacaggactgtctcagaaaattagaatattgtgataaagttctttattttctgtaatgcaattaaaaaaacaaaaatgtcatacattctggattcattacaaatcaacttaaatattgcaagccttttattattttaatattgctaattATGGCTTAAAGTTTATTCAAATCTTTTGAAATAGGatatttgatttttcttaagctgtaagccatgatcagcaatattaaaataataaaggcttgcaatatttcagttgatttgtaatgaatccagaatgtatgacatttttgcagtacagaaaataaaggactttatcacaatattctaattttctgagacagtcctgtattactgCAGCGATGTGGTGATCAACTCCATCGTAGGATGGTGATAGTTTTCTCTTCGGTGCTGTCCAGGTGTACCCCTGGGGCGGTTTCGAGGAGGACGAACCAGGAGAGCAATACTTCCAGAACCTGCCCACCTCCACGGCATCCGCCTCTCCGGCCGTGCCCCCCGTCTCCAGCACGGCTGACCCCAACCCCGGGCAGCCGCCACCTAGTCAAGCTCCCCCGTCTCCGCCGTCTTCATCCCCGTCTCCGCATCTTAGCAACACCGATGCACTGGGTGAGGACGTGCACTACATTTACAGTTACTTTTACAATTCAATGAATAGGGGTGTCAAGtgtatgcagaggtgtcaaaagtattcacattcattactcaggtagaagtatagatactagagtttaaaaatactcctgtagaagttgaagtgtcaactcaagttttttactcaagtaaaagtataaaagtactggtttcaaaactacttaaagtataaaagtaaaagtaatgtaagggggaaaaaagccattaaggacaaaagccattgaaaatgaatgtatcttagtataatgcaaatatattagagaaccatatatgtgtactattgagcattaacatgtgtttcagagagcagaagatatgatgactagttgcctataagtattgtaatggtgcaaaaacatacttcagaggcatgttatcatttatcctaacctttattggaatgtacatccaagtttagttgcaggaatctgagggaacggatgtaagaacaaaactggacaagaacatctgaaacaaccacaaccaaattcactctatccggatggagcaatttaactggatagttttcttttaaaggccgaaatgaaatagagtaacgaggctgtttttaaaatgtaaggagtaaaaagtacagataattggtgaaaatgtaaggagtaaaagtaaaaagtcatctgaaaaataattaccgGTACTACAGTGAAgtttagataaccaaaatttctacttaagtaaggtaacaaagtatttgtactttgttacttgacacctctgagcagggccgccgcaaggggtgtgcgaacccgcctcgcgccccaaggggcctcgcgctatgggccgttttttttttttttgttccaattttttccaattttttttttcaatttttttttttttcttttttttttttcgttttttcccttataaatatcaacaatcacgttccattacagacctaaatgtgtactagtctgtgcatatcaataaatatatgtgcaatgatgacgcgtgtctgttgttcaatacaactcatcagaccaagcgcattgacacaagctgctctgatcaagACGGGTgaagttggaacaaactgtcacacaatgtcgagagaacgatataaattcaggaaatttccatcaggggatgaaaaaagaaaaaaactaaagaaaatggaagagtttaatgcctctctgaaagcctcgttagataaatttgttacaaaaatcacagatccgACCAGGTCTAAAGCAGctgcggggccccgcgtcgaggcagtcgagatgatgatgaggcaggggaaggtatccagtattttgctaattggagagttaaaattgcgcatatagacacccaatccgacccgaaaaacccaaaaattctGCGCGCGTgagccccccccggccatttcgcacagggcctcgcaaatctcccagtcgGCTCTGCCTCTGAGTGTATGCTCTCCGCTGGAATTGCAAAGTTTTTCCAACTAAGGGAAGAATTTGTGAACTCGAGCTCGTTTTAGAAATGGTTTCCTAGACCAGAGTGTGATTACAGTTCATCATGTTGTCAACAGAGCAAGTAAAAGCTCTGGCGTTTATTCAAAATGTGTCTTTTGTGTTTGAAAGTGGCTGCTGTCAGAGCAGAAGATGAAGTCAAAGGAGTTCAAATGAATTAGAAATGAAACGGGCCATCATCAGGCTGCGGAAACAGAACAAATCAATCAACTGCGCTACGTAAAGTAGCTCAGATTTCCATGGAAGACAGTGGAGATGGATCTTGGCAGAATCCTTTCAGTGGAAAATATAAAACCGCTTCACGATATCCGACAAAGTTAAGAATGCTGTCCAGACGGAAGATATTGAAAGAACCATAAACCAGACGTTTCCTGAAAGAAAATGCAGATGGTTCACAGCAAGCTGCGAACTATGAATCAAGAAAATGGGAAGATGACATGAGATTTTCCATAAAGACCTTCAACATCTTAAAAAGCCattgcaaattaaatcaatcagCTGTCTTTGCTCGGAAAGAACCAAGACCAACCTGTAAAAGAGAGACATGATGAAAAAAGTGCAGAGAAGGCTTATAAAAGCTGACGGTCAGAATCTGTAACATCATGTTGATGCAGTTAGGGCAGATATGTTCAGGCTGGTGCTGATTGGTGATGATGCGTTCGCCTTGCGATGACTCAAAATCTGTTGATGGTTAAAAAGTGGAAGGTGCAGCATGTTCTCATGATGGGGCTGCATTTCTCTTAATCGGGACAAAACGGAAAGGTGTGGATACTCATAAACAAACTGAAGATGAAAACGCGTCAAAAAGGTGGGGGGAAAATGCATATTTAATATGTCCAATCATGTTTAAGCTCATGAGAAAAGAGTGCTGCTTCTCCCCTAAATTTGCAGATGAACGTGAGAGTAGTTTAAGCCCATATTCCAGCCAGTatattatatttcttattgcaACTGCTTTAAATTCTTGAATTGTATCATGAAGTCCTAGAATATTCACCTGTCCTTGCTTGTGTGACCTCCAGCTGCATACTACCCAGGGAAGTGCATGGCCCACACCAGCTCCACCTACACCTTTACAACCTGCCGGATCCTCCATCCAACAGACGAGCTGACGCGGGTCACACCGAGGTAAACCTACGCTCTCTGATCAGCCAGGATTCAAAAGTCTCCGCTGATAAAACCAGCATCCATCTTGTTACAATACTAATAACAAGCCAGTTTTTGACTTCCTGAGATGACTCGTTGTTTACCATCTTGAATGATGCATGCATTTAAAAAACGCCTCCTTATACATTCTATAAAAatggacatacatacatacagcatTCTTTTGAGCTTAATATGTTTAAGCCTACAGGAAACTCTGTGTCCGTCAGTGAGACATGTCCAGGTGACATCACAAAGTCTGTTTTCTTCTTTGAAAGTTTTAAATTGCATTTAAAAGATGCAGAAATCATCCAGATGTGGTAAAATGCCTTCTTGTTCTCATTTCTCCCAGTCTGAATCCGACCCCGGCGTCATCCTCCTGTGTGATGACCAGCACCCTGCTGGCTACTCCTGCTGCTACTCCCTGCACGCCGCGCAGACTCGGCCTGCGGCCCTCTGAATCCTCAACTAACCTCAGGCAAGACACCAAACACGCTGACAACGTTGGCTCTTCTTCTccaatgattttctttttttttttcctcgatgAAGAAGCTTTGTTGCATGAGTTTTGCCGCAAGCTACTTCTTCTTGTatactggccactttattaggtacagaTGTTCGACTGCTGACTGACAGAgatgggtagagtagccaaaaattgtactcaaataaaagtactgttacttcagaataatgtgactccagtagaagtaaaaagtagtcatccaaataattacttgagtaaaagtaaaaaagtacttggtgaaaaaactactcaagtactgagtaactgttgagtaacgtctgttttatttttttaacacagccattcaacagacaaaagtacaaaataatcatcttcaggcaaattaaatcaataaaatacattaaaattaatacaaaatagcttaaattaaaataatcttaaagtaaattcaagtactttaataaattataaaataaataaaataataacagaataaaaaaatttattaagcacaaaatttcaagcctttgtacttttcttttttaaccaggctctgcaggcagaactagaacaagcccatgaagtcatagaaactctgtgtgtgtgtgtgtgtgtgtgtgtgtgtgtgtgtgtgtgtgtgtgtgtgtgtgtgtgtgtgtgtgtgtgtgtgtgtgtgtgtgtgtgtgtgtgtgtgtgtgtgtgtgtgtgtgtttgagtctgtaaatgtgacaaacatgtttaaacaaacatttttcccaaaggatcacccagtgatgtcatgagattgacgcgtacgcggataaaagggataaaagataaaaagtaacagctcaatgtagcctaatgtagcggagtaagagtaacagtttctccttcacaaatctactcaagtaaaagtaaaaagtatagtgattcaaaactactcctaaaagtacaaaatttcccaaaacttactcaagtaaatgtaacggagtaaatgtaactcgttactaccacctctacTGACTGATGCCAACATCTAagcagccgcagcagcagctcagagtGGGGAAGAAAGTTTCAGAGCAATGTTTCATTCAGCATATTGCTGAATGAAAGGCCACTAAAGGCCACAAAGATTTGAGGGGCTTATAAGGGAAAAAGTGGGTTCCACTCTGTTCTAGTAGGCTGTAACTAATAAAATGTCAGAAAGTGTCAGCAGCTCACGGAATTATGAAATAAGATGCATAAAAATGAAGTGTATTAAAGTCATTATTGGCTTGTGTCTGTGCAGAGATGCAACACGTACCACCAGCACCTCTCTGGGGTTAGTGCGCCTCCTCCAGGAAAGAGGCATCTCAGCTGCCATGTATCACCAGAGCCAGGGCCTGGAGCACGGCCAGGCCAGCGGCGTCCTGCTCAGCACCTCCATAGCTCCCAACCGAGCACCCACTCATTACCCGCTGCGCCCGTCTACGCCTCCAAACTCCCCCACAAGGCCTAGCGCCTCAGCTCTGCCCACCTCCGCGGGCTTCGACTTCAAGAGCCCGTCTTACGACAACTTCCTGGCCTCCAAACCGGCGCACTCCATCCTGAAGGAGGTGACCCGCGGGATGAGAGGCCGGCAGAGGGGGAGGGACTGCGAAAGCCAGACGGACGTTAGCGTGACCGTCCATAACCTCAACTTGTTGGACAAGGTGAAGCGCCTAGGTGTGGCCGGCAGCAGGGCGGGGAGCCCGGGTCCCATCCTCGGGCCTCTGGGGGGGCTGCGCAGGTCCGGCTCCCCTTTCGGCCCGGATGGAATGAGGAGGAACCGGAGTTATCCAGGCATGGTTGGAGCCAGCATGGTCATGAAAGCCCCGGGACCCCAGGAGTAGCCCGGAGCTCTTCGGGGAGCCAAGTAGGAGCCAGGAAGGGTGGAGAACCGGCTGCTGAATGACAACGTTTGAACTCAATGACCCTGCTGGTTTCCAATCTCTCCTGTGGTTCTTCATGAACACCAAACACTCTAGTGCTTTTAAGTTATGACTGATGCTTGAATTctaaagagaaaataaacaaacttaAGGGGTTAGTTCACCCAAAtcagaaaaaacaacatcatCTGACACATTTTTCAATATATGAGAAATAATATGCCcaagttttgtgtttttgtgcccAGATTTGGACAAATCTCTGAATAAGACGATTTCAGAAATTCAGCAACTGCAGTATAGCCCTGCTCGTGAGTCAGTCTTCTGCTTTGGCTGATATATTTAGCTGATATAGCACCGGAAGCAGCTTTGGCACCGACTGACGATTAGCTCCTTTTAGCATGCAAACAGTGTAAATTAAAAAGAGGTGGCACTGTAATGTCCGTCCCAAAGCACTGCTTCATCTTGTGATAGTTTGGGCACAGATGTTTTAAAATctggaaacaaaacattttaaatgtaatttcattGTCAATCACTGGGTGAAGTGACCCATTAAAACATGCCGGTAGTGTAGCCACTAACACCCCTGCTCCGGAGACTGACTCTGCTGGCTAGATGTTGTACTCCCACGCCCTCCTTTTCTAAAGGTCCCACTCACATCCAGACGCACCGCGCCGACACCGTCTCTGCAGCTGCTGTAGCACTAACTCTCCCACTTCCTCTTCGATGCCACTGGACAAAGATCCACATTTTATGAATGCAATTTCTTTTGCTTGTTTTACATAAAATGTGTGTCACATTTATTCTTATTCAAAGGAATTGGTGTGATTCTGACAAGTCAGATTTCCTGGTAGTATTAAAGATGGTTTGGTGTTTCTTTGCCAACTGGAAATTTAGGGAGTGTCCATCAAGCTGCACGGATCGATGCACTGAAACCACGGATTAACAAAGAGGGCAGAGAGCAGGATGGGGGGAATTGATTGGGGCTAATAAACCCGTGTGGTCGGAGGCTTTGGGGCATTTTCCTGAATCTTTCCGTCCCCAAGAAGGAAGCAATATAGTGTCTCGGTCTCTTCTTGTCACTGTGCTCTTTATTTAAGTGTGGAGCAGCTCAAAGCCACAGCTGGAGTTGcatttacttattttaatttaatcaatttttcattaaaaaagaaCATTGTTGTCAAACTCTATAAACTGGTCAGTGTCACTGAAATCGATTACACGCTCAAAAGCAAATTGTTATGTGACGTGCGTAACCAAGGAACCACATAAGTAGTGGGGTGAGtgtgtaatcttttttttttttctttttttttccaaataaacATCATCACATGAAAAACTAATCTTACAATTTGTCCTCTCTCCGGGACGGTGGTTATTTCCGTCTTAATGAAAACATGACTCATCCCCGGCCGAGGTAATCACGACAAGAAAAAGAGGCCCGAACCTGAGATTATTACTTATCCCCCTCCAGCAGATGGTGCTCACAAATAACTCTACACGTAGAAAGTATGTGAAGTATTGTTCATCTGTCTGCCCACATTTGGGCTGTCATAAATCCATTTCCCATTCCCTATCTGTGCTGCGCTGTGAGGGATATGAAGAGGGAAGGGTGAACCAGAGGTGAGCAATAACCTAAAAAATGCCACTATGTCTGGCGGAGAGTTTAATTGGATGAAATAAACCCATTTCAAATGTCACAGATGTCTCTCAAGCTGGATATTTGTCATCGTACAATAACATTTTGATAATCATATTTATCCTAAGACCAACTCTGACACCTCAGAGATGAGAGAGAATATCTAGCCGTGGGTGCAAAGCCGTCGCTGTGTCGGTGTCCTGCAGCCCAAATGCATATGTTTAAAGTGCCTTAGGTAAAATGTCTGTTTTACTTAAAACTATGCTTCACAAACTTTGACACTGCCTTTGGGATTCGGATTGAATGggatttttaaaggatttctgCCCTGACAGGAGACTGGAATGTAAAGTGGTGGAAGAGAAGAGATGGGTGTTGTCATACGTGGACGTGGTGTTTGACACAGAATCAATACAAAACGTTTTTATGCTCCATTCTTCCATTATACATATGTTTACTATGGCAACGATAATCAAAGACCATAGCAGTAGAAGTTACTAAAAATAAAGATGCTAAAGATACCGAGATTAAATGCAACTAAACAAGATTAATATCAGTACAATACTGAAAGATGCTATCAGTTAgaaagtctccaataacacatGTGATATTGTTGTCAGATCTCCAATTGGTGCGTGTTTTATTATGTCCTGTAATTCAATCATACACATTTGTTTGAAGTGTGTAGCACCCGGTGCCACTGGTGGACAGCGAGATGGATGCTCTGTGTTTACTGTTGCTGGTTCCAGCATCCTTTTGATTGTAAAACAGGTCTTAGTCTTCTGTGGCACATGGTTGTGTCATGTGCAAACAGATAAAGATtagtgatttaataaagttcattttgtctatggctttacaatttaactaATATTTAGGttaaaaaaacctaaatattgttGTCCAatgaaaagaatcagcaaggtCAAAAGAtaaagattagattagattagattagagatttattaatcattattatataacaacaaaattaaaagtgccatcagtccgtgctaaaaaacaaacagataaataccATAGCATACAAAACACTTAcacacaacaaaataaaacaaataactgattaaaaccaataaataattaaaaaatagcctacacatgcacacaatcccTCATATCAgtttacagtttgtttttgagtAGTTGGAGTTTTGTTACAGC contains:
- the LOC133460475 gene encoding trafficking kinesin-binding protein 1-like isoform X2; the protein is MTKTYNDIDAVTRLLEEKERDLELAAKIGQSLLKKNRTLTEQNDYLEEQVGQIAEEVAQLHHELNLKDELLQFYTNATEESEDESTGSPTGKKCKEASGGFVGNTLQRKLKELEEENLSLRSEANHLKSETETYEEKEQQLVNDCVKELRLSSLQISAIAEELARKTEDAARQQEEITHLLSQIVDLQKKAKSYAVENEELSQHLIAAKDAQRQLTTELQELEEKYLECIEMLHEAQEELKNLRNRNYSGGPPRRYHPLGLYPMDSLAAEIEGTMRKEMSLDDPECEEQKIHQKRVFETVKNINQTVRQRSLTPTSANIPGSNQSLSARTSPQSSGLSTPHSTLYGDNVALDNRAQSILMETASNQDSTECHKKAGGAEDLRLALRRLSLRRQNNLSERRYFEEERERRRGGHAGLDDGLGHEGLLTPSDSIMSLGNLHLWASRGPYLPDKLQIVKPLEGSATLHHWQQLAQPHLGVILDARPGVVPKGYRPLELELEQVYPWGGFEEDEPGEQYFQNLPTSTASASPAVPPVSSTADPNPGQPPPSQAPPSPPSSSPSPHLSNTDALAAYYPGKCMAHTSSTYTFTTCRILHPTDELTRVTPSLNPTPASSSCVMTSTLLATPAATPCTPRRLGLRPSESSTNLRDATRTTSTSLGLVRLLQERGISAAMYHQSQGLEHGQASGVLLSTSIAPNRAPTHYPLRPSTPPNSPTRPSASALPTSAGFDFKSPSYDNFLASKPAHSILKEVTRGMRGRQRGRDCESQTDVSVTVHNLNLLDKVKRLGVAGSRAGSPGPILGPLGGLRRSGSPFGPDGMRRNRSYPGMVGASMVMKAPGPQE
- the LOC133460475 gene encoding trafficking kinesin-binding protein 1-like isoform X1, encoding MDNESRMGGQVSDEFELKDWYCDEDKVLCADRVGQMTKTYNDIDAVTRLLEEKERDLELAAKIGQSLLKKNRTLTEQNDYLEEQVGQIAEEVAQLHHELNLKDELLQFYTNATEESEDESTGSPTGKKCKEASGGFVGNTLQRKLKELEEENLSLRSEANHLKSETETYEEKEQQLVNDCVKELRLSSLQISAIAEELARKTEDAARQQEEITHLLSQIVDLQKKAKSYAVENEELSQHLIAAKDAQRQLTTELQELEEKYLECIEMLHEAQEELKNLRNRNYSGGPPRRYHPLGLYPMDSLAAEIEGTMRKEMSLDDPECEEQKIHQKRVFETVKNINQTVRQRSLTPTSANIPGSNQSLSARTSPQSSGLSTPHSTLYGDNVALDNRAQSILMETASNQDSTECHKKAGGAEDLRLALRRLSLRRQNNLSERRYFEEERERRRGGHAGLDDGLGHEGLLTPSDSIMSLGNLHLWASRGPYLPDKLQIVKPLEGSATLHHWQQLAQPHLGVILDARPGVVPKGYRPLELELEQVYPWGGFEEDEPGEQYFQNLPTSTASASPAVPPVSSTADPNPGQPPPSQAPPSPPSSSPSPHLSNTDALAAYYPGKCMAHTSSTYTFTTCRILHPTDELTRVTPSLNPTPASSSCVMTSTLLATPAATPCTPRRLGLRPSESSTNLRDATRTTSTSLGLVRLLQERGISAAMYHQSQGLEHGQASGVLLSTSIAPNRAPTHYPLRPSTPPNSPTRPSASALPTSAGFDFKSPSYDNFLASKPAHSILKEVTRGMRGRQRGRDCESQTDVSVTVHNLNLLDKVKRLGVAGSRAGSPGPILGPLGGLRRSGSPFGPDGMRRNRSYPGMVGASMVMKAPGPQE